CTGGCCGATATGCGATACGCCTTGTCTTGGATGAAACGGGGACGTCGCCCAGGGAGCCGTCGAGGGGCCGAGCGGACTGACGTGTATCGGCAGCGCGAGTTGTTCATAAAGCTATCCGGCACGAAGATGGGCAACGCCGAGCGCCTACAGATGGTTGAGGCACTTCTTGCATTGAGCGACCGGGAGCGAACATGTTTTCTGCTTCACATGGCGCAGGGCTTGACTTTGCAGGAGATTTCACATAAGCTTGGGATATCAAGAGCTTCGGTTCAGGACTATGTGAACCGGGCAAAATGCAAGATTAAGCAAGATTTTTAGCAGGCTTGCCCTACGTATTGCCCTACAACGAGCCATACAACATGCAGTGCTATAAGTCTGTCTATATACAAGAGTCGCTTTCGAGCGGCTCTTTTTTGCGTTCAAAATCAAATTCCAAGGAGACGATCCAGATGGCACATATGGCAAATCCGCAAATCGAGAACAATTTCAGTTACCATGCCCCGAAGGAAGGCCAGCCGGAAAAGTACGAAACGATCCGCAGTAAGGCGAAGGAACTGGCGTATTTGATCGATCAGGAGTGTCCGAAGAGCCGCGAGGCCTCAGTGGCCATGACAAAGCTGGAAGAGGCTGTGTTCTGGGCTAATGCTTCTGTAGCGAGGAATTAGAAAATCAAAGAATCCGGAGCTTTCACGGCTCCCATGCAAAACAACTTAACCCGCGGGGG
This region of Paenibacillus sp. URB8-2 genomic DNA includes:
- a CDS encoding sigma-70 family RNA polymerase sigma factor, which translates into the protein MSSVTWIEDLIRQYASETHVLERYRDSLDVADPAAAEEADVVSGMLADMRYALSWMKRGRRPGSRRGAERTDVYRQRELFIKLSGTKMGNAERLQMVEALLALSDRERTCFLLHMAQGLTLQEISHKLGISRASVQDYVNRAKCKIKQDF
- a CDS encoding Acb2/Tad1 domain-containing protein, which translates into the protein MAHMANPQIENNFSYHAPKEGQPEKYETIRSKAKELAYLIDQECPKSREASVAMTKLEEAVFWANASVARN